The DNA region CCTCCTGCGAGTTGCAGTCTAGCTGCGAACGAAGGCGGGGCTGTGTGAGGTTGGTGGATCCGGAGGCAATGAAAAAGCAGATCTGGTTGAGCGCCGGGCCGACAAACCAATGGGCGTGCGGCTTGCGGGAGGCGGGACTTCCGTCAACGAAGTCCTGGTGAGCGGCTGCGCGAGGGCGGCCACTTCCTTTCTTGGGTGGCGGCGAGAGCGGAGGGTGCGCCATGAAGGCCTCGGGCACAGTAAGGCGAGCGCggtggggcagggggccggggAGTGCGGTGCGGAACGAATCCGGGGCCCCGGCAGGTGGCGTGGGCCGGGTAGAGGGAGCGTGCGCCCGGCTTCGTCCCTCGCCACGCGCGCCACTGCCTTCAGGTGCAGCCAACATGGCGGCCATCGCGGGCGCCGCGTGGGGAGGCTGATGCCATGCTCCCGGCCCGCTTGGGAATCACGGGGCCCGAAGAGGCCGGGCCTCCTTTCCGGGGGAAGGGACAAGTGGCGCGACTTGGACGCTCGACCGACGGGACCTTGTTCAgcctccgagcctcagttttcccattggCGAAGAGGACTCAGTGGGAGGGTGCAATAATACTACTTCTCTCGGCGTGGCTGTGAGAAGTAGAAGAAAAGTATAAACCCGAGCTGACACCGGGAGTGCGAGCCTTATCTGTGACAAGTGCTAGGTGAAATCAGAGGGCGCTGTGGCGCAGAGATGGAAGAGCAAGTCCCCGGGTCCAAGGGGGTCATGTACAGCTCTCCAGCCTCAGGCCAGCCGCATCGGTCCCTTCCTGAACGGGTGGTCCGCGGGGCTGATGAGTCAGATTGAGAGGTGGGAGTATGAGCCGAGTTGGCGATACTTGGGGCTATCATATAAGCAAAACAGCAAGTCTGTGAGAGATACGTTCCTTTGTACTATATCGCAGAGTTTGGCCTTGGCCGACATACTTGTCTGTGCATCCGTGTAAACAGGGAGTTTCCACTGGGAAGTCTAAACCCCTTGGactgctgctgggaaaactgaggtaGCTGCAGGTCCCGTGGCAGCAGTGCTGAGagtccagggctggggagggcgctggatttttttttttttttttttttcctggttctgCCTGGAGCGTGCTGTGGGATCCCAGGCTGGTGACTGTCTTTGGGCCCCCGAGTGGAAGAGAACTTTGGGAAGACGTAGTCAGCCGCAAAGATGCAACGGAGTTAGGAGGCTGCAGGCCTAGGCTTCAGCTTTTCCCAGGAACGTAAACGGAAGGAGGAAGGACAGTGAGATTGATAGCGCTGCCCAGCTTTCTGGAGCCGAGGCAAAGGGTACACAGGCACCTTAGTGAATCCTCCCTGCCCTCAACCCCTGTTGTGGAAAGGCTGGGACAGTGGCGTGGCTCCTTCATCAGGATTCCACACGGATGCCCTGGGAGGGGACAGTCTTCTCGCTCTCCTGCTCCATATTGGGAAAGGGAGCAGGGTCAATCTTCACGGTTGCCTCAGAGCTCTGGGTCAGGCGTCATCTCGCCCCCGTTTCTCTTTCAGCTGCGAGAGTACAAGGTGGTGGGGCGCTGTCTGCCCACCCCCAAGTGCCGCACTCCTCCGCTGTATCGCATGCGAATCTTTGCACCTAATCATGTTGTCGCCAAGTCCCGCTTCTGGTATTTTGTGTCTCAgctgaagaagatgaagaagtcTTCAGGGGAAATTGTCTACTGTGGGCAGGTACGGGGCGTCTGAGACAGGGTGAGGTCTGGAGCGGGTTTACACGTTCCTGTGGGGGCCTTCCTCACTGCACAGAGTTCCCAGACTTCATAACCCCTGGGCTGTTCGTATGTGCTGTTTAGGCCCTAGGTCAGGATGGGACGGATCCCTCGGTGCCCTTTTCCTAACGAAAGAGCCCAAGGCCCAGAAGGGTGTGGCTGGCATGCCGGGACACCTTGGCTGAGGCCCGCACCTTTGCTGGACCTCATCTCCGAAGGTGCCGTCACTTAGGCACGTTTGCTGTGTTGGGCGCTGGACTCTGCGTCATATGGCCGCACAGGGTGGCAGCTGGTTTTTGGTCTAGATAGACCTGGGTGGGTGGCGTTTGGGAGGAGCCTGGAGCTGGTGGTCCACCTGGGGGGAGCATCCAGGCCTGGACTGCTGTGTACCCCCGGCTGTTAAACGGTGGGAATTTGTCCTAGGACAGCAGGTTTTCCTCGTGTACTTTAAAATTCAAAGACTGGGAAATAGGCGCAGGagaggcctggggctgggctgcccTTGGAGCAGCAGGGGCAGATGATCAGCCAGGGTGGTAGGAGTTGGGCTCGAGCCCGCTCACTACGCTTGCCTCAGCCGGTTTCTTTGGCAGGTGTTCGAGAAATCCCCCTTGCGGGTGAAGAACTTCGGCATCTGGCTGCGCTACGACTCCCGCAGCGGCACCCACAACATGTACCGGGAGTACCGGGACCTGACGACCGCGGGCGCCGTCACCCAGTGCTGTAAGCTTCCGGTGGCCACAACCCGGTTTCTCCTTTAGACTCACCTCGCAGGCGTCTGCAGCTCATCCGCCTGTGTCCGCCCACTCCTTCAGACTGAGGCAGGACGGGGACTGGGTGGTCCCAGGCATGGCGGTTGGGATGCAGAGGCAGTGTTTGTGTTTGCCAAGGGGACAGGAGTGGAAAGGATGTTCCGGGTGCATCTTTTTCTGGAGCCTGGCAGCAGGGGGACCTTTGGAGTTGATCACTCGTGTGGCGATAATTCCCACCCAGAATCCAGCCGGGGCCCTGTCAGGATGTGGTGCCAGTGGCCCCAAGTGCTCCCAGGGCAGGTTGCCTGCCGGGGCCAAAACCGAAGCGCCTCAACCCAAGAACTGCTGTTTCTTGTAATAGCGGTTTAAACAGAGGTGCTAACAGCAAGTGGATCTCGTCGCCTTTGGGGGGCTGTGGCCGTGCTCCTCAAAGTGAATTGAGAGGTTCTACAGCCCTGGTGGCCCACGCCCGTTGGGGTCCTTCCGGGTCAGTACTTGACGGGGGGGGTTTAAGGAGTGCGCGCACCCCCGGCACACGTTCACCTTCACCCTCCTGCAGACCGAGACATGGGTGCCCGGCACCGTGCCCGGGCCCACTCGATCCAGATCATGAAGGTGGAGGAGATCGCAGCCAGCAAGTGCCGCCGCCCGGCAGTCAAGCAGTTCCACGTGAGTGCCCTGGGGGCCCTGCTGGGTGGGCTgggctgagggggggggggggtctcccctGGAACATGGAGCTGGCCTAGCTgctcccctgtcccccagcctTGGGAGCCGCAGGGAGGCACCGGGTTTGACGCAGGAGCCCGGTGGGGGGTGGCCACACCTCAGTGGCCCCTGGAAGAAAGGTTAAGAGGCTTCGTCCCCCTCACCCATCTCTCCCTACCACAGGACTCCAAGATCAAGTTCCCGCTGCCCCACCGGGTCCTGCGTCGCCAGCACAAGCCACGCTTCACCACCAAGAGGCCCAACACCTTCTTTTAGATGCAGAGCCTCCCTGGCCCCAGGTCCGCCCAAATAAACTCCTTGGGAAAACCCGGGTGCTCAGACACGCTTGTATTCTTTGTACACCCTGCAGAGCTCAAAAGGGCGCAGCCAAGCTGTGAGTTCTCTGCTCTGGGAGGGgtctttctctcttgaaatggGACCCAGACACTTGATTTCTCCAGAAGGGGAGCTCTAGAAATGAGAAGGCCACACCCCCTGGGACTTCATCCAGCAAGGGGCTGTCATGGGCCGGGTCCTAGAGCCAGAGGGCCCATTTTTCAGCCCCATCGGCTGGCCCTCTGCTGTGAGCTTTGTAGCGTGTTGCAGGCCAAAAGGTTTGGCCCCTAAACCCGTTCCACCTGCCTTGTGAGGCACAGGCCTCAACTCTCCCCACGGCTGTGGAAAGCTGTGGCACTTGGATGCCTGGAAGGAATCGGGATGTTAGGGTTGGTTCATTCCACCTACGAGTTTTCCCTTCCAGGCTTAGAACCCTAGTCTCTGGTTCCGGGATCCTCAGAGCAGACGTGAGGGGGCACCTGAGAGGGCTGTGAGCTGTGGTAGTTTGTCCTTCACTGGCTTGGGGGCCCCTCAAAGGAGACCCTAATCCTGCCCCAGGAGGTAAAGGACTCACTGGGTATCTGTCTCCAGGCAACCGCTTACAGCCTGGGGAATTCTAGGCACGAGGCTAATCCCACCCTGGCTGAGCCCGTCAGGAGGCCGACACAGCTAGGAAGGAGCAAGGATCTTGGGAGGCATCTGTCCTTGGTGTGTGACCTTGAGCGGCCCCGGCCCTTTGAGCCTCGATGTTCTCAGAAGATGAGGGCACGGAGCAGATTGAATTTACTCCGTTGACAGTACTGGGGAAAGTCGCAGCTACGGGCACTGGGGGCAAAGGTCAGTCAGGATCGCCTTCTGTTGCGGGGAGCCGGGGAATGAGAAGAAGGCAGGGCAAGTCCGTGTGGACTGGGGTGTGGGGAGCAGTCTGCGCTGGGGTGTCCCAGGCAAGGGTACGGCCTCCCCTCTCccgcttggggggagggggctagTTGGCAGGATCAGTCTGAGTGGTTTCTGGAAAAGCAGGTCATTTCAAACTCCGCCTATGCTTGGAGCGGCACCCAAGCCAGGGTTTGTGCACAGCCAGCCGTTGTCACAGGAAAGACCCCTGAGGATGGGGTGCCAGGCTTCCGAGACCTTCGCGGCTGCCCTGCCTGCTGTTCTCGAGTGGTTCTTTCCCATCTCCAGGCCTTTGCGCTTTGATGGCTAAAGAAAAATCACTTCTTAGGAtttgaatttgcttttttcttaggAGGTGGGCACTTTGCTTTAAGTAAAAACACTTGTGTGGTCTCGGCTCATTACGGGGCTGCGGGtcattttttaagttactgtttTGTAAAGGTCTTTATGTATGTAGGCGAAAGATGTGACAGATACAGGTTTTTCCCCGTAGATGGTACAAATACTTTTCTAGGGCACTTCATGTTTCTTAGGGTATATTTTGGGAGCCAGGCTAGAGTTTTTGAACTTTTTGCCTTGTTGATTTCATTAATCTTTTGGGACTTGGGGCAGAaacccctcctccttcctcagtaATTGGATCTCTGTATCTAGATGCCCCCCACAAAGAAAAAATCCATTTCCCAGTCTTCTCATCTAGGAGTAATCATGTGATACTAGCAGTGGTGATGTCTGCCATTTCCAGGATGTCCCCATCTGGCTGGAATAGAGGCAGGATGGCTGGGGCGCCAGCAGCCCTCTTTGGCCATCGAGAAGCCACACTTGAGCAACAAAGTGGAAGGGCCTTGGACACCTGACCCTGTGTCTGCAAGATTAGAACATGGAGAAGGAGCCCCAGTCCCGCTTGGACTGGAATCTGGAGTCCTTCGGTCAATCGTGACTTGGTCTTGAGGTGGCCCTACTGGTTGTGCCTGGGGCTAGTCACTACCCACTCAGCTTTTGTTCTgtgtgaaatgggggtggggatagTTCAGGTGAGCTAGAGACTGGATGCATCACTGGGAGAGTGGAAGGCCAGGGCCTTGACAAACCATCCATGTTACGGCCTGGGGCTGGCTGGGAGGGCTCTGCCCGAACCAGCCAGACGGTGGGGTCAGTCCCACTATCGAGGGACCTTTGAACAGATGACGAGTGCACCCCAATTCCCTAACTTCCGTGTCTTCGttcaccaccccctgccccggccaTCTACCCATTCTTGCCTGCAGACTCCTCTACTGTGTCCCCACCCCACAGACCCTGCACAGAGCAGCTGGCAGGACGCTGGCAGGAGGTGGAGACCGCTGAACTGGGCCCTCAGTCTCCAGAGGTAGGTGAGGTGCTGGAACCACGCAGAGCGAAAGCCCAGAGTAGGTGGCGATGGGCCCTTCGTTGTGAGGCCCGTGAGATAGGGCTGGCCTCTTGGACTTTTAACCCTCTGGCCGGCTGGGGTCCAGGGAGGGGAAGGTTCTTTTGGGATCACCCAGTCAACTCAGGTGGACAAGAATGTGGAACCCGCAAGGCCCTGGTGGGCCTCTCCTGCTTCCGGTGCTGAGACTCCCAGGTCCTGTCCCTGGGTTTGTCCAGGTGCCAAGTGTCATTCCTGGGCTGGGAGCCCTGGGGGAGAGACCTCACGAGCTGCCCCTCCTGAGTCAGGGGCCATCAGGGACAAGGGTGGGCACCAAGGCAAAAGTGGGACAAGTGGGGCTCCCAGAAGACCTGACCCAGATCCTGAAACCAAGAGAGACCGAGAATTGTGGAATCCTAGAACCCAGTTGGGGTCCTCAGGATGTAGGAATCGTGGAATCTCACAGAGCACGCAGCAccgttagtaaaaaaaaaaaaagtttgcttttgCTGAGTGCAAGGTAGAAGTTCAAAGACAGCCAGCCAGAAGGTCATGCTGGAGCCACAGTAGCTCATAACTAGGGAGCTGTGGGAgcactgggggtgcctgggcagcagGCAGGGTTGGGGACAACAGATACCCGTGTGACAGCCCCTTGTGCGCTCAGACTGCAGCTGCCCAGCCTTCAgagtctccctgcccctcctcctccacggGGCTGCGTCCTGcttgccccctccctgttctgtGATGGGAACTGGGCAGTCAGGGAAGGTGAATCTCACCACCCTGCTCCCTGTACCCCCCCAGCCCCCGAGAAGATGGTCCTACACACCTCTCAGGGTTCCCAGAACACGttcccatccacccatctctccCTGCCACACAGCCGCTGCCTTGGTTGGACATGGCGGTGGGCTTTTCAGAATCTACAAATCTCATTAGGTCCCTCTGGCTCCAAACTCTCCAGTGCCCGtggtccctcccctcctccccgccagCGCCCTCAGAGTAAATTCCACACGCTTCACCAAGGCTCAAGGTCCCTCGTGGCTTTCCCTGGCCTCACTCTGCTCATTCCACTtgttccacctcagggcctttgcactggctgttcccccTGCTCCaagtgccctcccccccccccccccccccccccccgcccccaagcttGGCTCGTTCCCCGCCTTCAGGTCTGcaatcacctcctcagagagctcCCCTCCCCGAAGCCCCACATAAAGTCGCCCCCCAGGCCAGCTCCGTCTCCGACTTGACTTCACTCTTGTCACCCGTCAGCTTCTGAAATGTGCGGTCGGTCGTCTGCTGGCTGGGTCAGTGCCCTGTGCCGGTGAGCGGTAGGGGTCCGCCTGGATCCTGCTGCGCCCCCAGCAGCCGGGGCATGGttctgcacacagtaggcactcaatgaaTGCGCCTCAGCCCGAGCGTCAGTCTGTAGCCTCCCACCTCACGGTAGAGAAAGGCCGGCAGGGGCCGGTAACCGCTCCCGGGACCCCCCTGGCGATGAGGACTAGTTGGCCTGCTCTGCAAAGGTTTGCATGTATTTGCATCCGTTTGCACGGCTTTTGGGGACGGGGATCCCCACCCGGATTTCCTCTTTCCCACCACATTTTCCAGGAGGGTGCAGCGAGGCCGGGCCTGGAAAACATGAACGcggaggaaggaaaggaactcggtgtcctccccaccctcctggccCGCGTTGAGGAGTGCAGGACAGCGGGCAACAGATGCCCGTGTGGCAGCCGCAGAACGGGAGTCCcgtggggtggggtgcaggccCGCTCCGCACCGGTCGCCGAGAGGGAGCGAGAAGGCagtccgtccccccccccccccccccccccccccccgccggacGCGAAGGGATGAAGGGGGGAGATGCTGGACCAAGCGAGAGTGGCGTGTGTCGACCAGAGGAGACCATCAGGGGGCGGCAG from Panthera leo isolate Ple1 chromosome A2, P.leo_Ple1_pat1.1, whole genome shotgun sequence includes:
- the RPL18A gene encoding 60S ribosomal protein L18a yields the protein MKASGTLREYKVVGRCLPTPKCRTPPLYRMRIFAPNHVVAKSRFWYFVSQLKKMKKSSGEIVYCGQVFEKSPLRVKNFGIWLRYDSRSGTHNMYREYRDLTTAGAVTQCYRDMGARHRARAHSIQIMKVEEIAASKCRRPAVKQFHDSKIKFPLPHRVLRRQHKPRFTTKRPNTFF